CGCTGAGTTATTAGAGTTAGTTGAAATGGAAGTAAGAGAGTTATTAACAGAGTACGGATTCCCAGGAGACGACTTACCAGTAATAACAGGATCATCATTAGGAGCATTACAAGGAGAAGAGAAATGGGTAGAAGCTATCAAATCTCTAATGGATGCAGTAGATGATTATATTCCAACTCCTGCAAGAGCAGTAGACCAACCATTCCTAATGCCAATTGAGGACGTATTCACAATTACAGGAAGAGGAACAGTTGTAACAGGAAGAGTAGAAAGAGGAATCGTAAAAGTTGGAGAAGAGGTAGAGATCGTAGGAATTAAAGATACTATCAAATCAACTTGTACAGGTGTAGAGATGTTCAGAAAGTTACTTGATCAAGGACAAGCTGGAGACAACATCGGAGCATTATTAAGAGGAATCAAAAAAGAAGACGTAGTAAGAGGACAAGTATTATCTAAACCAGGATCAATCCACCCTCATACAAACTTCAGAGG
The Cetobacterium ceti genome window above contains:
- a CDS encoding elongation factor Tu codes for the protein AELLELVEMEVRELLTEYGFPGDDLPVITGSSLGALQGEEKWVEAIKSLMDAVDDYIPTPARAVDQPFLMPIEDVFTITGRGTVVTGRVERGIVKVGEEVEIVGIKDTIKSTCTGVEMFRKLLDQGQAGDNIGALLRGIKKEDVVRGQVLSKPGSIHPHTNFRGEVYVLTKEEGGRHTPFFAGYRPQFYFRTTDITGAITLPEGVEMVMPGDNIEMNVELIHPIAMEPGLRFAIREGGRTVASGVVAEITK